A segment of the Lolium perenne isolate Kyuss_39 chromosome 3, Kyuss_2.0, whole genome shotgun sequence genome:
agagggcgaattaggtttttgggaagcgctctgcgcgactgctcaagctcttcatcacgggtcgccttccgtccaagtcgggcggtgctgcctaccgtcgtcttcaacgccgtctactacgACCCGTTGTccccgtcatcaacaacgttgtcatcaacaacgttactgctgcaacatcgtctgctacaccttcaccaccacctccaccagatcggtacgtgcgacatatctcgatctgtttagcgatggatattgtactgtttgctctgctactgttcatgttgatcactgcatctagtatgttcgagtttctcatgttagtagttactgtcgtcatgcttaatattctggaattaatcatggaaattgtacctaattatccaacaacctCTTCTATAAAAATAAGCCACGATGTTTAAAAAGGTCTGATTTATTTTTAAGCACCTTTCTAAGAACTTCTCATTGTTTATAGCCTAAGTCTTACTTATGTATGGATGTTCTGATGGACTAGCCTCCCTTCTCCAGTCGTGACCACCCTAACCCTAAGGATGCCGATGGAAATATTACATGTCTAGGTTAGAATCGTCGAGGCGTCGACACATGTTCAACGACGACGAGGACAACTGTTACTTAGGATGCAAGTCGACACGTAAGTCGGCATACCTCAAGACGTCTTGCCCATCGAGGGTGGAGATGATAATGGCATTGAGGAACGTGAAAAGAGATTTATCTAAGTTTAATAATGAAAATTATTTAGTGTATATATACATCTATATTATATCCGACATCTTTTTGGGACGGGGGTAGTGCTAGAATAGATTAGAAAAGCTAGACTTTGTAAACCGAGCCAGTCCTGCACACGTGATCAGGTGCAATTGGCACTATATTTTCAAGTGAAAGGTTTTAGGCAAAATAAGTTGCGTGTGGTGCATATGGAGCATTCGTCCAGAAGATGATGGAATCCGGACTGAAGGGGCGAATGGCCCCCTGTTTCTCCCCGGTGGCAGGTCGAAACTCCACCGCCTCACGCGCCACGATGTCGATCTTCCTTTTAGCCTCCATCGTCGCCGACCGGTAGAAAACCACTACTACATCAGTGCTGAATGTAAAGCTCTCCGTCGTCTCCTCCTCTGTCAGTGTTGTCTCAGACAACTCCGTCGGTGGCACGGGCACTAGATCTTCCTCCTCAGGGAGCAACCAGAACAGTGCGTGGTAGTGCGGATTAGCATCAAACATGCTCGGCATCTCAAGCCGGTTGGCACAAACGCTTGATAGGTGGCCACTGGAGATGCGCACATAGTACTCCTCGAAGCCGTCTAAGCGCGGCCGGATACGCACTGTGAGCTTGTCGCCGGAGCACTGGAACAGCAGCACGTGGTCGCTAGGGaattccaaggttttccacatctgTATTGGAACAGAAGCAGGCTGCATATCTTCAGGCTTAGCCTTGTTTGTGCTGAAGTCCACCTTGTCCTATTAAATAAAAGGCAAATATATAGAGTAAGTACAAAAATATAACCAAGGCGATGATCCTTAGATTAAGACTAGTCATGGTGAAAGTACCACGGCTAATGCATGTCATCTTAGCAAAAAGCTAATGTGTCATAAGAGAGAGGTGACATTGGTATCATAATACGATATCGTATGGTAGCACGTAAAACTAAAAGTTTAATGAAAACATTACCTTTGTTCTAAAATACGAGCCTTTTTTAAAATTGTTTAGCTTTCTAAAAAGGCTTATATACAACTTTCTAAAGAGGCTTATATTTTTAGAAGGAGGTAATAAATCTTGTACATAAATTTCCATAAGTATTTATATAAACAATTAAATATGTTAAGATTATGATATACAACTAGATAATACTATGCATTATACGGTTAATATCACACTATGATACTCCTTGCTATGACCAGCCTAAAGGGAAACTATGGACCTAGTGAGACATTGTCATCGAGACGCAGCAAAATAACGGTATGATGATATACTAATTGTTGGACCTTTTTATGACTTCAAACTTTGTTAATAGTATCAGGTTAGGAAAAAATGTGTTTCGGTGTGAATAGGCATTATATTCATTTTGTCCCGAATTAACTGACTCATTTTTACCTAGATATACACTAAAAGGTGTCTAAATGCACGTGCATCAGTCGTGAGCCTCTCATAGAAGCACCCAAGGCCCCCGCGTCGCCTCCCCGCTTGGGCGAATTGGGTGGAAACCCTAAGCACCACCGTCCCTCTCCCCCTCTCCTCTGTCCTCCTCTCTCCCTGTCACCGCCGGCGCGCGCGTGCGGGCAAACGCCTGCGATGCTCTGGGCGGCGGCAGGCAACCCTCTCTCGCGTCGCGCGCGCAGAGGAGGTGCGGGATCGGCAGCGGTGATCACCGGCTGGTTGCGGGGTTGGCCATAGGATCGGCGTGGCAGGGTCATGGGCGGGATCCGGGGTGGTTGCCTCGGTCGTTGGATCGGCGGCGCGTCACGCACTCGCGCTTGGCTGCCTCGACGTGGGTCGCGGCAGCCAGGTGATACTTGGTGATACGGCCGGCCGCGGGGTGACCCTGAAGGCCGTGGATCCGGCGTCTACATCGGCGTGGTCGTGCCTGGTGGTGGCTGGTGGGTCCTCTGCGCCTCTCCTTCCCGGTGGCTCACGATGGTGGCCTACTTCGGGGTTGGGGGTGGCGACGAACGATTCATCACTGGGTCTGTGGTAGGTGGCGGCCTCCTCTTCCGCAGATGAGGTCGACCGACGGGCAGCGGCGTGGGGGTCTGCCTGTTCTGCCTAATAAAGGTGGTTGTCCTTGGGTTCCTCTTTTGCGGAGATGGGGACCTTCCTGAGGTCGGTCTTTCTTCATCTGACCGGAGTTGTGAGTTCCAGAAGGCTCCACCAGCAAATGTAACAGTGCACCTTAAGCCTGGAGTTTGCTAGATCGGCTGGTATTCGGTCGTGTGcatccatgtttttattccgaccattTCGTTCTGGAGGAAGCGACAcgaagctctattctgtgttAACAACAGATGACATTCTGGTCCATGGTGAAATCAGAGGTGGAGAATATCGGAaggccggattggaggactaCCAATAAAGGTTCGAATCCCTGTGATGTTgatggact
Coding sequences within it:
- the LOC127342365 gene encoding uncharacterized protein; translation: MMAGRRARQAMFFAMLLSLAIYSSVVSCKIQEPTTVIQTERIQIEANHGKKTSESIGMFSRNPRSVIDTTESHKITFPSDEEKTNEHGVQQPKEDGHHQGGIVDKVDFSTNKAKPEDMQPASVPIQMWKTLEFPSDHVLLFQCSGDKLTVRIRPRLDGFEEYYVRISSGHLSSVCANRLEMPSMFDANPHYHALFWLLPEEEDLVPVPPTELSETTLTEEETTESFTFSTDVVVVFYRSATMEAKRKIDIVAREAVEFRPATGEKQGAIRPFSPDSIIFWTNAPYAPHATYFA